From Bombyx mori chromosome 18, ASM3026992v2:
agcccaattttgtatgcagttggaacagcgcccctagcggcaaacataggcaaacgatcccattccatacacaaatatgagctaacttttacgctatcgataacgttaaaaaactcgcactaaacacacagacCGCAAAGTTACTCTGCGGTAAAATTAGAGATAGTCTAAACCAATATCACATCAATATAGATTTATAATGTCCCACTACAAATATGTACAAATTATGTAAAGGGggtttatattatagtatacgCATGTTCATGGTTTTTTGTTGCTAACtaaagtaggtaggtacctagaTGAGTGTGCTGCAGCCCACCTAATCCCACTTGAGTGGGAGCTACAGTTGCTCGTTAAATCAATGATACCGCTCGAACCGTGTCAATCTCGAAGGAGTCTCCGTGAATCAATGTTCCTTTAAGGAGTATCTAGGGCTACTCATTGAAAAAGCGGCAAAAAAGTATTGATCCTGGATAAATCTTCTTCACAGTTCTAATATGTTATGTTTCACAGCTAATATACAAACTTGTTTTCAATTACCCTACTAGGCCTGGGATATAGGTCTCTCACCAAATTTTCGTTCATACAGACTATGGTTTGAGTAGTAAACTGCTCCTGTAACGAaatgtataataacaataataaccttatttaattaaaaacttaccTTAACGTTTAACCAAAGGCAATTCAAAACAATTTGATGTATGCCTGAAATTTTTACTTCATCGTTTTCATTATAAGCTGAATTTTCAGATTGAGCTATCATTCCCTCAACCACTTCGCTCATTTTTGCAAAATCTGAACTAGTACAATTATCTTGCTCCCAAGTGAATTGATTGGTAGTATATTGCAAAACACGAATTAACTCATGAATTGTATCAGTTGATAATCGTATGTTAAATGAGTTGTCAATACAAACTTCTAGCactactatcaaaatatttatgaatgaatataATTGTGTCTCGTTTTCAATTGAAGTCATTATATCCTTTTTGTATTCAGATAGTAACTCATTATAAGCATAGTTGAAAATTTCTTCAATGCTTTGATACTTTGTTTCAATGTTTCTgggtattaataataaattactgagTAATTTCAACATACTTTGACCACAATTACTTACAAAGAAGAATTTACTTCTAATGCAAGAAAGAGCTTCTGTCGCCAAATTGTTTAGGAAATTCgcattttgtatttcatttaagtAGTATTTCAGTAATAATTGAACTACATTTTCTCTTACATCATCTGAAGGATCCTTCAAAAGCTTAATTAATATCTCAGTCATTTTTTCTCCACCCAAAAACCATTGATTCTCTGTTTTTAGATAATGCAGTAGAGATGTGTTAGTCTGTCTTAtctgttttttcttctttctagGAACTTCATTGAAGCACTCCATAATCAAATAAGTCAGTTTAACTGCTGTTATTTTCCTTTGATAATTGCCATTCAACTCTAAAGATTCAAATACTATTTCTTGCAAGCTTTTACAAAAGCAAATGAGATCTATTACATCACAATTTTTGTAGGTTTTCATATAGTTTAAATAGGAAACGTGTAGTTggtttaaaaatgattttaaacttCGCATCATATTTAATCTCAGTACAGTGCAGTCTGAGTTCATATTGTTCTTTAAGTACTCCAGAACATGTGTGTATTCCCTTTGTATGGGCAGTGATTTACTATGTGAAACACAAACAATATCGAAAGCGTCTATACGCAGCGGAGCAATTTTGTGTTCCAAAGCCATCTCTACCGTATTCATGATATTATTTGAGCCGCTGTACAAATTCCAATCTTTTTCAAAAATTCCAAGTTTATTACCTTGTTTTATGATACACATCAAAGCATATGGTTCTTGTTTAAAGTTGTTTTTCATTATCTTTTCTATGAATACTCCCAGTAAAGATGGAAATCTTTTTAAAGTTGTTAGACACCAATAGTTACTGAAGTTTTGAATAGATTTCTCTGTTCCTTCTTGAAAAAGGCTAATGGTGGAGTTTAGAAAAATGTTGCACCATTCGGCGACACATTTTATTCTTTTCAAAATTGCAAAATACATATCAGCTCCAGCAGACACCAAGCTGGGAATATTGAGGCTGCTAAAAAGGCCCTGAGCCCAATCATTTTCAGACATTAATACTAAAATGTTTTTGCAGTCTACATGAATTACTTCACAGAGCATTAAATACTTGGCCTTATTCCaataaaattgattaatttCTTTTAGTGTTAAAAGGTACAATACATCATCAAGAGTAGTTAATAGAGTATTAAAAATACTCTTAAGTAGATCTCGTACTCCAGTAATGGGGTTTTCCCAGTTATGATTGATaacattcattaatttaatttgattgtCTCTCTTAAAAATTGTTGTTTGCCATTTAGTAttacatacttttttaaatgatttcattattttaaaggcAAGAAAAGTGAATTGCGTGTATTCATATCCCATTATAATTAGTAAATCAAAGGTTAATTGCAAAACTctagtaaaattaattatatctcCTGCACACTGAGAAGTAAGAAAATTTGATTGGAATAAACCATACATTAATGCAATGTTGCATTGTGAAATTTTCAAATTGCCaggttttaaattttcaatctcAAATTCAAGAATTTTTTGTATCCCATTGATATACCTATCACAATCATCAGTGTAAGAAGCAATTGTATAAAAGCATATGGAACATAATAATTGATCATCAAttttgctaaattttttttgcaagGAATTCCACAATAAGTTTGCTATATTATTCCATGATTTACAATGCTTCCCTGAATCACACTCTTTTGCCATCAGtaaaattttctgaaattaattattatgtacatgaaatataattttataaaaatatatttgagtatctgtaatattttatgattatttgtTTGAACTACTCTCATACAAACTGTGTACTGTATGTGTTCTTTATGAAAATCTTCACTAAAATGCCAATAACGACTTATGAATTTAtgaaacacaaacaaacaattgcattgctgaagtccatgggcgacggtaaccactcaccatcaggtgggccgtatgctcgtctgcctacaagggcaataaaaaaaaaaaaaaaaaaaaaaaaaaaaaaaaaaaaaaaaaacaaaccacaAAGTATGATTTCATATTTACTCTGCCTCATTACTTTTGTAATATTCCAACAATTTaacttgttatatttttaatacctgTAAAATTTCcacttttatttcttgtttggtTTCATTTGCACACAACAAGATCTCGAGAATTTCATCCATTCTAGTTTTTAAGtctgaaattaataataaaaaacccatttaaaataaattgattcatAAACAATAATTTGTGTATTATCTTACTATACTAACCTATGTTTATAGAATGTCCAGTTTAAAAAACGTATTCTATTAAATGGTTTGGACAATAAAACTGCAATTTCAAatctataataatttactacttaaactaaaaatatacaacaaaaacatattttttaaacatattcatTGTGAATCTTTTATGGGTTCATAACCCTCTTTTtgcattttttctttaaatacatTGAAATCTCGTTTTCTATCAAAATGCGTAACCCATTGGGTAGGGCAGgacttttcaaatattttccTAAAGTTCGTACAAGCTAATGGTTTCTGTGAACTGTCCTTGATATTCTGAGAGTCTAAGCACTCCCAGTATTTATCTCTGGCGTCCCAGCACTTTTTTCTTTGCTCTTTATCAGGAAAGGACATCCTTATCTACGTAAATTGAAATCAAAACCTAAAAGAGAGTAAATTTGTGTAACTTATATGGTTATGCTTAACATAACAGAATCCTTTATTTTAACTTACTTAGACAAAGCTAGCGATAGGTTTCGTATATtcccaaatatttatttaaatgttttatatgtttaaacgaataaataagtaaatattctCACTTTAGTGATAGTATAGATATTAGATGTCAGAATTCGGATTTAAAGAATAACCTAAAAACTTAAAACCGTTGTCAACTTGACACAGTCTAGTAATGTCAAATGCCAATTTGACGTCAATGTAGTTTGAACTTCTGAACATCAAAACAGCCTTGTTTCTTATTTC
This genomic window contains:
- the LOC101745429 gene encoding uncharacterized protein LOC101745429 isoform X2; this encodes MKSYFVKILLMAKECDSGKHCKSWNNIANLLWNSLQKKFSKIDDQLLCSICFYTIASYTDDCDRYINGIQKILEFEIENLKPGNLKISQCNIALMYGLFQSNFLTSQCAGDIINFTRVLQLTFDLLIIMGYEYTQFTFLAFKIMKSFKKVCNTKWQTTIFKRDNQIKLMNVINHNWENPITGVRDLLKSIFNTLLTTLDDVLYLLTLKEINQFYWNKAKYLMLCEVIHVDCKNILVLMSENDWAQGLFSSLNIPSLVSAGADMYFAILKRIKCVAEWCNIFLNSTISLFQEGTEKSIQNFSNYWCLTTLKRFPSLLGVFIEKIMKNNFKQEPYALMCIIKQGNKLGIFEKDWNLYSGSNNIMNTVEMALEHKIAPLRIDAFDIVCVSHSKSLPIQREYTHVLEYLKNNMNSDCTVLRLNMMRSLKSFLNQLHVSYLNYMKTYKNCDVIDLICFCKSLQEIVFESLELNGNYQRKITAVKLTYLIMECFNEVPRKKKKQIRQTNTSLLHYLKTENQWFLGGEKMTEILIKLLKDPSDDVRENVVQLLLKYYLNEIQNANFLNNLATEALSCIRSKFFFVSNCGQSMLKLLSNLLLIPRNIETKYQSIEEIFNYAYNELLSEYKKDIMTSIENETQLYSFINILIVVLEVCIDNSFNIRLSTDTIHELIRVLQYTTNQFTWEQDNCTSSDFAKMSEVVEGMIAQSENSAYNENDEVKISGIHQIVLNCLWLNVKASCDLASLLVQFNKDDFETCRKCLELITHVLESSRHKGAIEAAGAALGKVIQCLTSLPEESNILNSMNSFLESKLNELISKVYNMASITRRGAGLPIMVHRIVSSDMNKGKPLFHYFLKNILELCNSVLDVPKLEDNASVLENEMDLPKAIYIHFLTKVVTDSSLACDVMYYSSELSELAFLNLTSEHWQIRNAALQLYGALIPRQIGQKKALGTDDNTIATVAWDELRTHSPRLWKMITTRLRIESQSIQIVSHSNLVPILNLLASCAKRYNLSFDCESQVDELLTSLILLLGSPIYIVRRLSAKCISNNFKFEEIGLLSYGKFNSENFIHGTLMLLKHYTEESLNMDTFDKTKSYIENILTNKVHSYLCKQYFEDIFCNKPLALNDIEDTFFVLENKMYEPGVFLWADARLQKYLRTCPWFEIPNLLKMFFNHEGYDRCLKYLLLKMKRDMIISEPILLEITNTLLEFNKKYESSYIWKIIFEVSLRTDLTKSFEIISFLNNSVDLVFSYKLRYIVPLAAKVLECLEENVQLHFSKIIWQLSDPKMDVNMRHIAALANNKVAEVFKKLPKIVKINSLKSAIILLQDEDVDVRNLSVIFYKNISQESAEKQCYICLKRIMQKEFLESLFCEPNEIEMLFNDLSEVLQNLNNKQKDEFNPFANELKNIYLEVDVLQQLLESLKNSD
- the LOC101745429 gene encoding uncharacterized protein LOC101745429 isoform X3, whose translation is MDEILEILLCANETKQEIKVEILQKILLMAKECDSGKHCKSWNNIANLLWNSLQKKFSKIDDQLLCSICFYTIASYTDDCDRYINGIQKILEFEIENLKPGNLKISQCNIALMYGLFQSNFLTSQCAGDIINFTRVLQLTFDLLIIMGYEYTQFTFLAFKIMKSFKKVCNTKWQTTIFKRDNQIKLMNVINHNWENPITGVRDLLKSIFNTLLTTLDDVLYLLTLKEINQFYWNKAKYLMLCEVIHVDCKNILVLMSENDWAQGLFSSLNIPSLVSAGADMYFAILKRIKCVAEWCNIFLNSTISLFQEGTEKSIQNFSNYWCLTTLKRFPSLLGVFIEKIMKNNFKQEPYALMCIIKQGNKLGIFEKDWNLYSGSNNIMNTVEMALEHKIAPLRIDAFDIVCVSHSKSLPIQREYTHVLEYLKNNMNSDCTVLRLNMMRSLKSFLNQLHVSYLNYMKTYKNCDVIDLICFCKSLQEIVFESLELNGNYQRKITAVKLTYLIMECFNEVPRKKKKQIRQTNTSLLHYLKTENQWFLGGEKMTEILIKLLKDPSDDVRENVVQLLLKYYLNEIQNANFLNNLATEALSCIRSKFFFVSNCGQSMLKLLSNLLLIPRNIETKYQSIEEIFNYAYNELLSEYKKDIMTSIENETQLYSFINILIVVLEVCIDNSFNIRLSTDTIHELIRVLQYTTNQFTWEQDNCTSSDFAKMSEVVEGMIAQSENSAYNENDEVKISGIHQIVLNCLWLNVKEKLYNV
- the LOC101745429 gene encoding uncharacterized protein LOC101745429 isoform X1, translated to MDEILEILLCANETKQEIKVEILQKILLMAKECDSGKHCKSWNNIANLLWNSLQKKFSKIDDQLLCSICFYTIASYTDDCDRYINGIQKILEFEIENLKPGNLKISQCNIALMYGLFQSNFLTSQCAGDIINFTRVLQLTFDLLIIMGYEYTQFTFLAFKIMKSFKKVCNTKWQTTIFKRDNQIKLMNVINHNWENPITGVRDLLKSIFNTLLTTLDDVLYLLTLKEINQFYWNKAKYLMLCEVIHVDCKNILVLMSENDWAQGLFSSLNIPSLVSAGADMYFAILKRIKCVAEWCNIFLNSTISLFQEGTEKSIQNFSNYWCLTTLKRFPSLLGVFIEKIMKNNFKQEPYALMCIIKQGNKLGIFEKDWNLYSGSNNIMNTVEMALEHKIAPLRIDAFDIVCVSHSKSLPIQREYTHVLEYLKNNMNSDCTVLRLNMMRSLKSFLNQLHVSYLNYMKTYKNCDVIDLICFCKSLQEIVFESLELNGNYQRKITAVKLTYLIMECFNEVPRKKKKQIRQTNTSLLHYLKTENQWFLGGEKMTEILIKLLKDPSDDVRENVVQLLLKYYLNEIQNANFLNNLATEALSCIRSKFFFVSNCGQSMLKLLSNLLLIPRNIETKYQSIEEIFNYAYNELLSEYKKDIMTSIENETQLYSFINILIVVLEVCIDNSFNIRLSTDTIHELIRVLQYTTNQFTWEQDNCTSSDFAKMSEVVEGMIAQSENSAYNENDEVKISGIHQIVLNCLWLNVKASCDLASLLVQFNKDDFETCRKCLELITHVLESSRHKGAIEAAGAALGKVIQCLTSLPEESNILNSMNSFLESKLNELISKVYNMASITRRGAGLPIMVHRIVSSDMNKGKPLFHYFLKNILELCNSVLDVPKLEDNASVLENEMDLPKAIYIHFLTKVVTDSSLACDVMYYSSELSELAFLNLTSEHWQIRNAALQLYGALIPRQIGQKKALGTDDNTIATVAWDELRTHSPRLWKMITTRLRIESQSIQIVSHSNLVPILNLLASCAKRYNLSFDCESQVDELLTSLILLLGSPIYIVRRLSAKCISNNFKFEEIGLLSYGKFNSENFIHGTLMLLKHYTEESLNMDTFDKTKSYIENILTNKVHSYLCKQYFEDIFCNKPLALNDIEDTFFVLENKMYEPGVFLWADARLQKYLRTCPWFEIPNLLKMFFNHEGYDRCLKYLLLKMKRDMIISEPILLEITNTLLEFNKKYESSYIWKIIFEVSLRTDLTKSFEIISFLNNSVDLVFSYKLRYIVPLAAKVLECLEENVQLHFSKIIWQLSDPKMDVNMRHIAALANNKVAEVFKKLPKIVKINSLKSAIILLQDEDVDVRNLSVIFYKNISQESAEKQCYICLKRIMQKEFLESLFCEPNEIEMLFNDLSEVLQNLNNKQKDEFNPFANELKNIYLEVDVLQQLLESLKNSD